One genomic region from Bacillus aquiflavi encodes:
- the pglZ gene encoding BREX-1 system phosphatase PglZ type A has product MNMTQIVSALQDIFSEPLKDGEERKIVFWVDKDQEFIEEIDQLTMDGVKIQTLSENNQFYMKHLLEEEDPSSHYLIYTTLELGLEDNWLADTVFYSKTFYADRISLILSELQIDPSLRGVIKKYERFFNNKERYRKFQGLGIESFSEEMIELAIMSVLCNVKVPDFEEVLKTVLMDTLEDSDNKLLTQMDKFFDVEVFWKYVFKQYGYERDTKTLKTLFIHMAVTAFSHSVNEQYLTSIKDFIALRNRTNCLVFIDHWMHHKTDGEVFDEYVEMAEREIQLSHILQTIPMEELKKAETFPYIDRAIIIYIANSLLEKLEDFEEYTKLIKLRRAKHFYERYANVYEALFYTVKMQEFYKEYQQGIPTGRAIDIYEAYQSQYYLMDTYYRKFYVAYDEESNHEILKKLKEVVEHLYTHWFMGELSANWSQAVKAEMTEKWSLPGVLNQQQFYSSIVAPHIRKGERVFVIISDAFRYEIGVELTERLNAETIGTCDIQSMLGVIPSVTKLGMASLLPHKSIDIDSKGQVYVNDKDSSGLENRKAIIESTVEDSMAVYFQDIVNMNKAGRRETFKGKKLIYIYHDSIDAMGDKASTEIYTFNAVEKALDEISNLIKIIRDDLSGTNILITADHGFLFQREPLEESDKIEKVQLETIEVKRRYALSKENQDIPGQLMIDLASVIKNEQQLHVYVPNGTLRNRMQGSGMNFNHGGASLQEIVVPLLSFKNKRAGQKGVQAISKVDIKLTSTTQKITNSIFNLNFFQTEKVEEKTKPRTVIIYMADEEGNVLSNEETIIGDRSFDNPADRTFKLQFVLKSIPYDRNKTYYLIIKDTETGVITEKVPFTINLGIVSDFDF; this is encoded by the coding sequence ATGAATATGACTCAAATCGTCTCCGCCCTTCAAGATATTTTTAGCGAACCGTTAAAAGACGGGGAAGAGCGAAAAATTGTCTTTTGGGTGGATAAGGATCAAGAGTTTATTGAGGAAATTGATCAATTGACAATGGATGGAGTTAAAATCCAAACATTATCGGAAAACAATCAATTTTATATGAAACATTTGTTAGAGGAAGAAGATCCATCTTCTCATTATTTGATATATACAACGTTAGAATTAGGTTTAGAAGATAACTGGTTAGCGGATACAGTGTTCTATTCGAAAACATTTTATGCAGATCGGATTTCGCTTATTTTAAGTGAGCTTCAAATAGATCCATCTCTACGTGGAGTGATAAAAAAATATGAACGTTTCTTCAATAACAAAGAGCGTTACCGTAAGTTTCAGGGATTAGGTATTGAATCATTCAGTGAAGAGATGATTGAACTTGCGATTATGAGTGTGCTTTGTAACGTAAAGGTTCCTGATTTTGAAGAAGTGTTAAAGACGGTATTAATGGATACGCTGGAGGATAGCGATAATAAGTTATTAACTCAGATGGACAAGTTTTTCGATGTAGAAGTATTTTGGAAATATGTATTCAAACAGTATGGCTATGAACGTGACACTAAGACATTAAAAACATTGTTTATACATATGGCTGTTACCGCATTTAGCCATTCTGTCAATGAGCAATATTTGACGAGTATAAAAGACTTTATTGCTCTCCGTAATCGAACAAACTGTCTTGTATTCATCGACCATTGGATGCATCATAAAACCGATGGTGAAGTATTTGATGAATACGTAGAAATGGCAGAGAGAGAAATACAGCTTTCTCATATACTACAAACTATTCCAATGGAAGAGTTAAAAAAAGCAGAAACATTTCCCTATATCGACAGAGCGATCATCATTTACATTGCCAATAGTTTACTTGAGAAGCTCGAAGATTTTGAGGAGTACACTAAATTAATTAAGCTAAGACGGGCAAAACACTTTTACGAACGCTATGCAAATGTTTATGAGGCACTTTTTTATACCGTTAAAATGCAGGAATTCTATAAAGAATACCAACAAGGAATACCAACAGGGCGGGCTATTGACATTTACGAAGCATATCAGAGCCAGTATTATCTGATGGATACGTATTATCGTAAGTTTTATGTGGCCTATGATGAAGAAAGCAATCATGAAATACTCAAGAAATTAAAAGAAGTGGTGGAGCATTTATATACGCATTGGTTTATGGGCGAATTAAGTGCGAACTGGTCGCAAGCTGTAAAGGCAGAAATGACTGAAAAATGGTCACTACCAGGTGTGTTAAACCAACAGCAGTTTTATTCTTCAATTGTAGCTCCACACATTCGAAAAGGTGAGCGAGTATTCGTCATTATTTCCGATGCATTTCGATATGAAATTGGAGTAGAGCTGACAGAACGATTAAACGCTGAGACGATTGGTACATGTGATATACAATCCATGCTTGGAGTCATCCCTTCTGTTACAAAATTGGGTATGGCATCGTTGCTCCCACATAAATCTATTGATATTGATTCGAAGGGGCAAGTGTATGTAAATGACAAGGATTCATCTGGGCTGGAAAACCGAAAAGCTATTATTGAATCCACTGTTGAAGATAGCATGGCAGTCTATTTCCAAGATATTGTAAATATGAACAAAGCAGGAAGACGTGAAACATTTAAAGGTAAGAAACTCATTTATATCTACCATGACAGCATTGATGCAATGGGTGATAAAGCATCAACGGAAATTTATACGTTTAATGCAGTTGAAAAGGCACTGGATGAAATTTCTAACCTAATAAAAATTATTCGTGACGACCTTTCTGGAACGAACATTTTAATTACTGCTGATCATGGCTTCCTTTTTCAAAGAGAACCTTTAGAGGAAAGCGATAAAATCGAGAAAGTACAGTTGGAAACAATTGAGGTGAAACGTCGTTACGCTTTATCTAAAGAAAATCAGGACATTCCAGGACAATTAATGATTGATTTGGCTTCCGTTATTAAAAATGAACAGCAATTACACGTTTATGTGCCAAATGGAACGCTACGTAATCGTATGCAAGGATCTGGGATGAATTTCAATCATGGTGGAGCAAGTTTACAAGAAATTGTAGTACCTTTACTTTCCTTCAAAAATAAGCGAGCTGGTCAAAAAGGAGTTCAAGCTATTTCGAAAGTCGATATTAAACTGACAAGTACGACGCAAAAAATTACAAATAGCATCTTTAACTTAAACTTCTTCCAAACCGAAAAAGTAGAGGAGAAAACAAAACCTCGTACAGTTATCATTTATATGGCTGATGAAGAAGGTAACGTACTCTCAAATGAAGAAACCATTATTGGTGATCGTTCATTTGATAATCCAGCCGACCGTACATTCAAGCTACAATTTGTGTTAAAAAGTATTCCGTACGATCGAAATAAAACATATTACTTAATCATTAAAGATACGGAGACAGGCGTAATTACAGAAAAAGTTCCGTTTACGATTAACTTAGGAATTGTCAGTGATTTTGACTTCTAA
- a CDS encoding RNA-directed DNA polymerase: MKINIEEQLVKYGYLPEQLPPIFSSEKFFENYRNLLDIPQKNACECVTFTISKNDQSRRNIKIPNPAKQIHLFNYVLSMHKELESRFSNNRHTLSNPFYYFGERYEDISMFNVPLFREKKPKIVKSTYIKNLKDKMNESMGYKYCYKIDLANFYDSIYTHSIEWSVIGREEAKRNIRVKNDNLGKSLDELVRGTNSNETSGIPTGPFTSRIISELLLVKINEELEDLSKIHSIDFKFMHYVDDYEFYFRSEYDVHKLKNKIIEIFESYRLKINENKSQLLLYPYHSIRDIKSEYDYYIEKYNTKKDEHSLRLLFFKADELTNLGEKGAYKYLYKMLYNRVDLRNCWTAIEPFLIGHLLIRPSISQNIVELILKYMDLVSERLSKEIFRNLEISMNNQLHNESQWLLWSLIKINYDFTVFELEHLYKKCDDDITKIILLSIIYKSGKDSEEKLSSLLKEEIEHLTTFNFESDKWLILHEWYMNKWLCYKKLEPHYNRKKFFQALKKNKVSFLLT, encoded by the coding sequence ATGAAGATAAACATAGAGGAGCAATTGGTTAAATATGGTTATTTGCCAGAGCAACTACCACCAATATTTAGTTCTGAAAAGTTTTTCGAAAACTATAGAAACTTACTGGATATACCTCAAAAGAATGCTTGTGAGTGTGTAACTTTTACTATTTCTAAAAATGATCAGTCGAGAAGAAATATAAAAATACCGAATCCAGCTAAACAAATTCATTTATTTAATTATGTGTTATCTATGCATAAAGAGTTAGAGAGTAGATTCTCCAATAACAGACATACATTATCCAATCCATTTTATTATTTTGGGGAGAGATATGAGGATATTTCGATGTTCAACGTTCCCTTATTTAGAGAAAAGAAACCTAAAATTGTGAAGTCGACCTATATTAAGAATCTAAAAGACAAAATGAATGAATCAATGGGATATAAATATTGTTACAAGATTGATTTGGCAAATTTCTACGATAGTATTTATACACATTCCATCGAGTGGTCTGTCATAGGAAGGGAAGAAGCAAAGAGAAATATCAGGGTAAAAAATGATAATTTGGGAAAGAGCTTGGATGAATTAGTGAGAGGAACTAATTCTAATGAAACCTCTGGCATTCCAACAGGTCCCTTCACCTCAAGAATTATTTCCGAATTGCTATTGGTTAAAATTAATGAGGAACTTGAAGATTTATCTAAGATTCATAGTATCGACTTTAAGTTTATGCATTATGTAGATGATTATGAGTTTTATTTTAGAAGTGAATATGATGTACACAAGTTGAAGAATAAAATTATTGAAATATTTGAGTCTTACAGATTGAAAATAAACGAAAATAAATCTCAGTTATTGCTTTATCCATATCACTCAATAAGGGATATTAAAAGTGAATATGATTATTATATTGAAAAGTACAATACGAAAAAGGATGAGCATTCATTAAGGTTGTTATTTTTTAAAGCGGATGAACTTACAAATTTGGGAGAAAAGGGAGCATACAAATATCTGTATAAAATGCTTTATAACAGAGTTGACCTGAGGAATTGTTGGACTGCTATTGAACCCTTCCTGATAGGACATTTGTTGATTCGACCTTCGATAAGTCAAAATATTGTTGAGTTAATTTTAAAATATATGGACTTAGTCTCTGAAAGGTTAAGCAAGGAAATATTCAGGAATTTGGAAATCAGTATGAATAACCAACTACATAATGAGTCCCAATGGTTATTATGGTCACTAATAAAAATTAATTATGACTTTACTGTTTTTGAGTTAGAACATCTATATAAGAAATGTGATGATGATATTACTAAAATCATTTTACTAAGCATCATCTATAAATCAGGGAAGGATAGCGAAGAAAAGTTATCAAGTCTCTTAAAAGAAGAAATAGAACATCTTACTACATTTAATTTTGAATCTGACAAATGGCTTATACTACATGAATGGTACATGAATAAATGGCTGTGCTATAAAAAGTTAGAACCCCACTACAATAGAAAAAAATTTTTTCAAGCATTGAAGAAAAATAAGGTATCATTTTTACTTACTTGA
- the pglX gene encoding BREX-1 system adenine-specific DNA-methyltransferase PglX, with translation MNKSALKKFATEARKELLERVELQARKIGITAESIQKANVESSDAVFIDGRQLSDVERRQRNKLIARINDIGFDQVMEETAYTWFNRFIALRYMEVNDYLPTKVRVLSSTNDDSAEPDMMKEALSLDLELDKEYVYELKMNNKTDELFKYLIKMHCNGLNRYMPFMFETLEDYKEILFPEGLLGTDSFVRQMTNTDVIAESDWQSVEIIGWLYQFYISEEKDEVFANLKKNIKITKDKLPAATQLFTPNWIVRYMVENSLGRIWHDSYPESQLKTEWKYYLDEAEQEKEVINQIEEIRYKNVNPEEITFLDPCCGSGHILVYAFDVFYDMYLEKGYMENEIPQLILEKNLFGIDVDDRAVQLASFALMMKAREKSRRVFRNAIHPNICAVQESNWLTIEMIANISGNNIQVKEQLHLLGETFIDAKEYGSIIRIGPLNNKILEQRFSEYKLEQVDLIDMIHKKIIEEKLPLLLKQAKFLSQSYDVVCTNPPYMGQGGMNSNLSNYVKENFSDSKSDLYAVFMEVCLNLSKQDGYVSMINIPSWMFLSSFEKLRINLLSNTLIINLLHLGRGIFGADFGTTAFVLRKSIIENYLGSYKRLFESQSIVDSLERKEKRFFNEPTFVNNQKKFMHINGSPITYWAKDIDLKNFTENPKLGDLSEPKQGLATADNNRFLRFWHEVSINNIGFSFGNSEDALKSKLKWFPYNKGGAFRKWYGNNDYVVNWENDGFEIKNFKDSNGKIRSRPQNLQYFFNKSLTWSKVTIGGFSVRFIPEGFIFDVAGCSIFFENDSENNMYYNLGLLNSKVAKRILGFLSPTVNYEVGHISSIPIKKDNDIELELIKIVKSCLDISKSDWDSKETSWEFERHPLLEFSSIALNIAFRSWEEYTLSQFNQLKFNEEELNRLFINIYGLQDELDSEIDVKDVTIHKANSDQDIKSFISYAIGCSFGRYSLDEKGLIYAGGEFDASRYQTFPADEDNILPILPGAYFEDDIVTRFVDFVRVTYSEETLEENLDFIADAIGRKANETSREALRRYFLNDFYKDHVQVYKKRPIYWLFTSGKEKAFNCLIYMHRYDKTTLSRIRTDYLHEVQIRMDAEKKDLLTIIEGDYTAKEISNAKKELKSLDKKIDELRAYDELLHHMADMQIEIDLDDGVKVNYEKFKGLVAKI, from the coding sequence ATGAATAAAAGTGCATTGAAAAAGTTTGCAACAGAAGCTCGAAAAGAGTTGCTGGAACGAGTAGAGCTACAAGCAAGAAAAATCGGGATTACTGCTGAATCTATCCAAAAAGCAAATGTAGAAAGCTCCGATGCCGTCTTTATTGACGGCAGACAGCTTTCGGATGTAGAAAGACGACAACGTAACAAGCTTATTGCTCGTATAAACGATATTGGTTTTGATCAAGTTATGGAAGAAACAGCATACACATGGTTCAACCGTTTTATTGCATTACGCTATATGGAAGTGAATGATTATCTTCCAACAAAGGTACGTGTTTTATCGTCAACAAATGACGACAGTGCAGAGCCAGACATGATGAAGGAGGCACTATCTCTTGATTTAGAATTGGATAAAGAATACGTATATGAACTAAAAATGAACAACAAGACAGACGAATTGTTCAAGTACCTTATTAAAATGCACTGTAATGGCTTGAACCGCTATATGCCATTTATGTTTGAAACACTGGAAGATTATAAGGAAATCTTATTCCCAGAAGGCTTACTTGGTACAGATTCGTTTGTACGCCAAATGACAAACACCGATGTGATTGCAGAAAGTGACTGGCAAAGTGTCGAAATTATTGGATGGTTGTATCAATTTTATATCTCCGAGGAAAAAGATGAAGTTTTCGCTAACCTTAAAAAGAATATTAAAATTACAAAAGATAAGCTCCCAGCGGCAACACAGCTTTTTACTCCAAATTGGATTGTTCGTTACATGGTAGAGAATTCATTGGGGCGTATTTGGCATGATAGCTACCCTGAAAGTCAACTGAAAACAGAATGGAAATATTATTTAGATGAAGCAGAACAAGAAAAAGAGGTAATTAACCAAATTGAAGAAATTCGATACAAGAATGTAAATCCTGAAGAAATTACATTCCTTGATCCTTGTTGCGGTAGTGGACATATTCTTGTGTATGCATTTGATGTGTTCTATGATATGTATCTTGAAAAAGGTTACATGGAAAATGAAATTCCTCAATTAATATTGGAAAAAAACTTATTTGGAATAGACGTTGATGATCGTGCAGTTCAATTAGCCTCCTTTGCACTAATGATGAAAGCAAGAGAGAAATCGCGAAGAGTATTTAGAAATGCAATTCATCCAAATATTTGTGCTGTGCAAGAAAGTAATTGGCTTACTATTGAGATGATTGCAAATATTTCAGGTAATAATATTCAGGTAAAAGAGCAACTACATTTACTTGGGGAAACTTTTATTGATGCGAAAGAATATGGCTCAATAATAAGGATAGGACCATTAAATAATAAAATTCTTGAGCAAAGATTCTCTGAATATAAATTAGAACAAGTTGATTTAATAGATATGATCCACAAAAAAATAATTGAAGAAAAACTTCCATTGTTACTGAAACAAGCGAAGTTTTTAAGCCAGAGTTACGATGTAGTTTGTACTAATCCGCCTTATATGGGACAAGGTGGAATGAATTCAAATCTATCGAATTACGTTAAAGAAAATTTCTCGGATTCTAAAAGTGATCTGTATGCAGTATTTATGGAAGTTTGTTTAAACTTATCAAAACAGGATGGATATGTTTCGATGATAAACATACCATCATGGATGTTCTTGAGTAGCTTTGAGAAATTAAGAATAAATTTACTATCTAATACACTTATTATTAACTTACTTCATCTGGGTAGAGGGATATTCGGGGCAGACTTCGGAACTACTGCTTTCGTTTTAAGAAAATCAATAATTGAGAATTATTTAGGATCGTATAAAAGACTTTTTGAAAGTCAATCTATTGTTGATAGTTTAGAAAGAAAAGAAAAAAGGTTCTTCAATGAGCCGACCTTTGTGAATAATCAAAAAAAATTCATGCATATCAATGGTTCTCCTATTACCTATTGGGCAAAGGATATTGATTTAAAAAACTTCACTGAAAACCCTAAACTGGGGGATTTATCAGAACCTAAACAAGGATTGGCTACCGCCGATAATAACCGCTTTTTAAGATTTTGGCATGAAGTTTCAATTAATAATATAGGCTTTAGTTTTGGAAATAGTGAGGATGCCTTGAAAAGTAAACTAAAGTGGTTTCCCTATAATAAAGGTGGAGCTTTTAGAAAATGGTATGGGAATAACGATTATGTAGTAAATTGGGAAAATGATGGATTTGAAATTAAAAATTTCAAAGATAGTAATGGGAAAATTAGATCAAGACCCCAAAATCTTCAGTACTTTTTTAATAAATCTCTAACTTGGTCCAAAGTAACGATAGGAGGGTTTTCAGTTAGATTTATTCCCGAAGGATTTATATTTGATGTTGCAGGTTGTTCTATTTTCTTTGAAAATGATTCCGAAAATAATATGTATTACAATTTAGGCTTATTAAATAGCAAAGTAGCAAAACGAATTTTAGGCTTTTTAAGCCCTACCGTTAATTATGAGGTAGGCCATATATCAAGCATTCCAATAAAAAAAGATAATGATATCGAACTTGAACTGATAAAGATAGTTAAGAGTTGTTTAGACATTTCAAAATCCGATTGGGATTCGAAAGAAACGTCGTGGGAATTTGAAAGACATCCATTGTTGGAATTCTCCTCAATAGCTTTGAATATAGCATTTAGAAGTTGGGAGGAGTATACTTTATCCCAATTTAATCAACTTAAATTCAATGAAGAAGAACTTAACCGTTTATTTATTAATATTTATGGATTGCAAGATGAACTCGATTCGGAAATTGATGTAAAAGATGTTACCATTCATAAGGCAAACTCAGATCAAGATATAAAAAGTTTTATCTCGTACGCTATTGGTTGTTCTTTCGGTCGTTATTCACTCGATGAAAAAGGTTTAATTTACGCAGGTGGAGAATTTGATGCCTCACGTTATCAAACATTCCCAGCGGATGAAGATAACATCTTGCCAATATTGCCTGGTGCGTATTTCGAAGATGATATTGTAACAAGATTTGTAGATTTTGTGCGAGTAACGTATAGTGAGGAAACGCTTGAGGAGAATCTTGATTTTATTGCAGATGCAATTGGGCGTAAAGCAAATGAAACGTCAAGGGAAGCGTTGCGTCGTTATTTCTTGAATGATTTCTATAAGGATCATGTCCAAGTTTATAAGAAACGACCGATTTATTGGTTATTTACTTCTGGTAAGGAGAAGGCATTTAATTGTCTTATCTATATGCATCGTTACGATAAAACAACTCTTTCTCGTATTCGTACCGATTATTTACATGAAGTGCAAATACGGATGGATGCTGAGAAGAAAGATTTACTGACAATTATTGAAGGAGACTATACAGCAAAAGAAATCAGCAATGCAAAGAAAGAGCTAAAGTCACTTGATAAGAAAATTGACGAGTTGAGAGCTTATGATGAGCTGTTGCACCACATGGCAGATATGCAAATTGAAATTGATTTGGATGATGGTGTGAAAGTAAATTATGAGAAGTTTAAGGGGTTAGTAGCAAAGATTTAG